The following proteins are co-located in the Sphingomonas panacis genome:
- a CDS encoding sigma factor-like helix-turn-helix DNA-binding protein, whose amino-acid sequence MTNDPQSPQDRARHAYQRTIGAVEPASVERPDPETLRKLEAAVASMPRLRREIFLAVRLDALTYAQIAEVTGLSVAQVERHMARAMRHLVCMMSDRPARKSWWRRWLRL is encoded by the coding sequence ATGACGAATGATCCTCAATCCCCGCAAGACCGTGCCCGACACGCCTATCAGCGCACGATCGGCGCGGTCGAACCCGCGTCTGTCGAACGCCCCGATCCCGAGACGCTGCGCAAGCTTGAGGCGGCGGTCGCATCGATGCCGAGATTGCGGCGCGAGATCTTCCTCGCGGTACGGCTCGATGCGTTGACCTATGCGCAGATCGCCGAGGTGACCGGGCTATCGGTCGCACAGGTCGAGCGGCATATGGCCCGCGCGATGCGGCATCTCGTGTGCATGATGTCGGATCGCCCGGCGCGCAAATCGTGGTGGCGGCGCTGGCTGCGCCTGTGA
- the rlxS gene encoding relaxase/mobilization nuclease RlxS (I built this because a sul1 chimera in AMR looks like the C-terminus.), which translates to MPDDYFDIWLNRVGQDRPLLHRMRAEINRAGGMNGRERSSFTGARIGRGSGAGAMLSSPSYRSGASGRRVIVKARIVKLAGKGLAGATAHLRYLQRDGTTRDGERGQLYDRGDEPADGKALLERGSADRHQFRFIVAPEDGAEYEDLKPLVRRWMDRVEQDLGTKLDWVAVDHFNTGHPHTHVIVRGKDDRGKDLIIARSYMTHGLRGRAAELVDLDLGPRSPQEMLRAAAREIEQERFTGIDRRLIAAIGDDGMVRPAHSDSIEQSLRAGRLQTLGRMGLATERSRGVWQLADDLEPTLRNMGERNDIIRTMQRQMREHAPERVASDHAIYAPDKAPSPLTGKVIARGLSDEHADRHYLIVDGTNGISHYVDIGVDAAETTPGSIVRVSPTPITSRQVDRTIAAVAAANRGRYSVDLHLRHDPGATETFAQTHVRRLEAIRRQSRSVEREPDGTWIIPPDHLERVEAYERERAARTPVVITTLAAQTIERQTSHNGATWLDREMLAETPVELGRGFGADVREAMALRQQWLIDQQLAEQDGETIRFRANMLTLLQQRELTRVARQLSDELGLVFNEARNGQSVDGIYRCSVMVGDSKFAVLEKSREFTLAPWRPVLERAAGKSVSGVMREGGISWTIGRERSGPSIATF; encoded by the coding sequence GTGCCCGACGACTATTTTGACATCTGGCTTAACCGCGTCGGCCAAGACCGCCCCCTGCTCCACCGAATGCGCGCCGAGATCAATCGCGCTGGCGGCATGAACGGCCGCGAGCGCAGCAGCTTCACCGGTGCGCGTATCGGGCGCGGCAGCGGCGCCGGCGCGATGCTGTCGTCGCCCAGCTATCGCAGCGGCGCGTCGGGCCGCCGCGTCATCGTCAAAGCGCGGATCGTCAAGCTCGCCGGCAAGGGGCTGGCCGGGGCGACCGCGCACCTGCGCTATCTCCAGCGTGACGGCACGACCCGCGACGGTGAACGCGGCCAGCTTTACGATCGTGGCGACGAGCCCGCTGACGGCAAGGCACTTCTCGAACGCGGCAGTGCTGATCGCCACCAGTTCCGGTTCATCGTCGCGCCTGAGGACGGCGCCGAATATGAAGATCTCAAACCGCTGGTCCGGCGCTGGATGGATCGGGTCGAACAGGATCTCGGTACGAAGCTCGACTGGGTGGCGGTCGATCACTTCAATACCGGCCATCCCCACACCCATGTCATCGTGCGCGGCAAGGACGATCGCGGCAAAGACCTGATCATTGCCCGCAGCTACATGACCCACGGGCTGCGTGGCCGCGCCGCCGAGCTGGTCGATCTCGATCTCGGGCCGCGCTCGCCACAGGAAATGCTGCGTGCCGCCGCCCGCGAAATCGAGCAGGAGCGGTTTACCGGCATCGACCGCCGGCTGATCGCTGCGATCGGCGACGATGGCATGGTGCGCCCTGCCCATTCCGACAGCATCGAACAATCACTCCGCGCCGGGCGCTTGCAGACGCTCGGCCGCATGGGTCTAGCGACCGAGCGTTCGCGCGGCGTCTGGCAGCTTGCCGACGATCTTGAACCGACGCTGCGCAACATGGGTGAGCGCAACGACATCATCCGCACCATGCAGCGCCAGATGCGCGAACACGCGCCCGAGCGGGTCGCCAGTGACCATGCCATCTATGCGCCCGACAAAGCCCCCTCCCCGCTCACCGGCAAGGTGATCGCGCGCGGCCTGTCCGACGAACATGCCGACCGCCACTATCTCATCGTCGATGGCACCAACGGCATCAGCCATTATGTCGATATCGGCGTGGATGCCGCTGAAACCACGCCCGGCAGCATCGTCCGAGTGAGTCCAACGCCAATCACGAGCCGGCAGGTCGATCGCACCATCGCAGCCGTCGCAGCCGCCAACCGCGGCCGCTACAGCGTCGATCTACATCTCAGGCACGACCCCGGCGCCACCGAGACGTTCGCGCAAACCCATGTTCGCCGGCTCGAAGCGATCCGCCGGCAGTCCCGGAGTGTCGAGCGCGAGCCCGATGGGACATGGATTATCCCGCCCGACCATCTCGAACGAGTCGAAGCCTATGAGCGCGAGCGCGCCGCGCGGACGCCGGTGGTCATCACCACGCTGGCCGCGCAAACGATCGAGCGGCAGACCAGCCACAACGGCGCGACCTGGCTCGACCGCGAAATGCTCGCCGAAACGCCGGTCGAGCTTGGCCGCGGGTTCGGAGCTGATGTGCGCGAGGCGATGGCGCTGCGCCAGCAATGGCTGATCGACCAGCAACTTGCCGAGCAGGACGGCGAGACCATCCGGTTCCGCGCCAATATGCTGACGCTACTCCAGCAGCGCGAACTGACCCGTGTTGCGCGACAGCTTTCCGATGAGCTTGGACTGGTCTTCAACGAAGCGCGCAATGGGCAATCGGTGGACGGAATTTATCGTTGCAGCGTGATGGTCGGCGACAGCAAGTTCGCGGTGCTCGAGAAGTCTCGCGAGTTCACGCTGGCGCCCTGGCGGCCGGTACTCGAACGCGCCGCCGGCAAGTCGGTCTCCGGCGTCATGCGCGAGGGCGGCATAAGCTGGACGATCGGACGGGAAAGGAGCGGCCCCAGCATCGCCACGTTTTGA
- a CDS encoding penicillin acylase family protein: MRKMLLSLALAGVAVGAASAPLQSKTASTAWAGGEILWDSFGVPHIYAKTEAGTFYGFGYAQAQSHGDLLLHMYGESRGKAAEYWGASFESQDKWIAANDVPSRSIAWYKAQKPQMRADLDAFAAGINAYAAAHPDKIDPAVKIVLPITGLDVIQHAHRLMNYMYIASDRRVLVNPATNEAGGSNAWAVAPARSASGHTMLLANPHLPWAPSLLTYYEAQVTGPGISLYGATQVGLPVLRFGFNNDLGFTNTVNTISGYTSYVLKLADGGYMFDGKVLPFKTVDKSYKVKQPDGTLKTVTFTQRYAVQGPVFDLPGGTTTIALKVAGLDRPGVLQQYLDMGKARNWAQFEAALKTLQVPMFNIVYGDRAGNILYLDNGILPKHPEGGDFAHWSRPVPGDTSATLWKDVHPYEDMPKVFNPAGGFVQNTNDPPWVSTWPRVLDSKKYPAYVAIVGPMSQRSQMSNRLLAGTNKISFDDFVAKKVTTTALMADRMLPDLLKAASTSDDPDIKQAVAVLSAWDHRDEPDARGALLFETWALIFAPNNFTSQANYAEKWTLDNPLETPRGLKDPAAAVAMLKQAVAKTKQLYGAIDRPYGDVSRFHIGDVNLPANGGMGNTGIFRTITWGPMKNGERTPVAGETWVSMVEFGTPMKAVGMMSYGNSSQPGSKHANDQLKFLASKTFRTLWISRADVEKNLEETDKF; encoded by the coding sequence ATGCGAAAGATGCTATTGAGTCTGGCCCTGGCCGGGGTTGCAGTGGGAGCGGCGTCGGCGCCGCTCCAGTCGAAGACCGCGAGCACCGCTTGGGCTGGCGGCGAGATTCTGTGGGACAGCTTCGGCGTGCCCCATATCTACGCCAAGACCGAAGCCGGCACCTTCTACGGCTTCGGCTATGCGCAGGCGCAGAGCCACGGCGACCTGCTGCTCCACATGTACGGCGAATCGCGCGGCAAGGCGGCCGAATATTGGGGTGCGAGTTTCGAAAGCCAGGACAAGTGGATCGCCGCCAACGACGTGCCGAGCCGCTCGATCGCCTGGTACAAGGCGCAGAAGCCGCAGATGCGCGCCGATCTCGACGCGTTCGCGGCCGGCATCAACGCCTATGCCGCCGCGCATCCCGACAAGATCGACCCTGCGGTGAAGATCGTCCTGCCGATCACCGGGCTGGACGTCATCCAGCACGCGCACCGGCTGATGAACTATATGTACATCGCCTCGGATCGGCGCGTTCTGGTCAACCCGGCGACCAACGAGGCGGGCGGATCGAACGCGTGGGCGGTCGCGCCGGCGCGTTCGGCGAGCGGTCATACGATGCTGCTCGCCAATCCGCATCTGCCCTGGGCGCCGAGCTTGCTGACCTATTACGAGGCGCAGGTGACCGGCCCCGGCATCAGCCTGTACGGCGCGACTCAAGTCGGGCTGCCGGTGCTGCGCTTCGGCTTCAACAACGATCTCGGCTTCACCAACACCGTCAACACCATCTCGGGCTATACCAGCTACGTGCTGAAGCTCGCCGATGGCGGCTATATGTTCGATGGCAAGGTGCTCCCGTTCAAGACGGTCGATAAAAGCTACAAGGTCAAGCAGCCCGACGGCACGCTCAAGACCGTCACTTTTACCCAGCGCTACGCGGTGCAGGGGCCGGTGTTCGATCTGCCGGGCGGCACCACGACGATCGCGCTGAAGGTGGCCGGGCTCGACCGGCCCGGCGTGCTCCAGCAATATCTCGACATGGGTAAGGCGCGCAATTGGGCGCAGTTCGAGGCCGCGCTCAAGACGCTGCAAGTCCCGATGTTCAACATCGTCTATGGGGACCGCGCCGGCAACATCCTGTATCTCGACAACGGCATCCTGCCCAAGCATCCCGAGGGCGGCGATTTCGCTCACTGGAGCCGTCCGGTGCCCGGCGACACCTCGGCGACGCTGTGGAAGGATGTCCATCCTTATGAAGACATGCCGAAGGTGTTCAACCCGGCCGGCGGCTTCGTGCAGAACACCAATGATCCGCCCTGGGTCTCGACCTGGCCGCGCGTGCTCGATTCCAAGAAATACCCGGCCTATGTCGCCATCGTCGGGCCGATGAGCCAGCGCTCGCAGATGTCGAACCGCCTGCTCGCCGGCACGAACAAGATCAGCTTCGACGATTTCGTCGCCAAGAAGGTGACCACCACCGCGCTGATGGCCGACCGGATGCTGCCCGATTTGCTCAAGGCGGCATCGACCAGCGACGATCCCGACATCAAGCAGGCGGTGGCGGTGCTGTCGGCGTGGGATCACCGCGACGAGCCGGACGCGCGCGGCGCGTTGCTGTTCGAGACGTGGGCGCTGATCTTCGCCCCCAACAACTTCACCAGCCAGGCCAATTATGCCGAAAAGTGGACGCTCGACAATCCGCTCGAAACCCCGCGCGGCCTGAAAGATCCGGCGGCGGCGGTGGCGATGCTCAAGCAGGCGGTCGCCAAGACCAAACAACTCTACGGCGCAATCGATCGGCCATATGGCGACGTGTCGCGCTTCCACATCGGCGACGTCAACCTGCCGGCCAACGGCGGCATGGGCAACACCGGCATCTTCCGCACGATCACTTGGGGGCCGATGAAGAACGGCGAGCGCACACCCGTCGCTGGCGAGACCTGGGTCTCGATGGTCGAGTTCGGCACGCCGATGAAGGCGGTTGGCATGATGAGCTACGGCAACAGCAGCCAGCCCGGCTCGAAGCACGCCAACGACCAGTTGAAGTTCCTCGCCAGCAAGACGTTCCGCACGCTCTGGATTAGCCGCGCCGACGTCGAGAAGAACCTCGAAGAAACCGATAAATTCTAA
- a CDS encoding CRTAC1 family protein has product MTKTRTLARLGSAATVIAAAFVGVHAIAAAPAGDQPPAFSERQPETFHVPGSLSNAWADLDRDGDLDLAVSLKSGEIRLYRNDAGALVDIGAAVGLPRAGPKQEARGLSWGDYDGDGYPDLLVGSSMPTGVSMLFHNLAGKRFVDVAPEVGLTMPGRSSRQNNWIDYDNDGDLDLYATDRIGANRLYRNDGGRFVDAFPGAGPTDARSTVGACWLDYNKDGYLDLFLANQSGKTDALWRNDGGNGFTDVAPALGMAMTTRTKDEGGVGCAIGDYDNDGNLDIFVPNYGRNVLWHNNGDGTFTNVAETMGVGVENHAVGASWGDYDNDGYIDLMVMSYHGEAGQQQPADALFHNLKGGGFVNVLKPGDLLSAGDHGVEWVDYDRDGALDLSITRGYSPVGGHYLFHNDLPKAIAQRSLNVLVLGADGHYNQQGAEVRLYDAAGKILGAAQVSTGGGYGVQDEQPLHFGLAKLATVTVEVTFMGTKGRTMQRIVKVDPRKYWGGAFVIKRRAALRRSGLGADRAKHRI; this is encoded by the coding sequence ATGACCAAGACACGAACACTCGCCCGGCTCGGCAGCGCGGCAACGGTGATCGCGGCGGCCTTTGTCGGCGTGCATGCGATCGCGGCGGCGCCCGCAGGCGACCAGCCGCCGGCCTTCTCCGAGCGGCAGCCCGAGACGTTCCACGTGCCCGGGTCGCTCTCCAACGCATGGGCGGATTTAGACCGTGACGGCGATCTCGATCTCGCGGTCTCGCTCAAGAGCGGCGAGATCCGGCTGTACCGCAACGACGCGGGCGCGCTGGTCGATATTGGCGCGGCGGTCGGCCTGCCGCGCGCGGGGCCCAAGCAGGAAGCGCGTGGGCTGAGCTGGGGCGATTACGATGGCGACGGCTATCCCGATCTGCTGGTCGGTTCGTCGATGCCGACGGGCGTGAGCATGCTGTTCCACAATCTCGCCGGCAAGCGCTTCGTCGATGTCGCGCCCGAGGTGGGGCTGACGATGCCGGGTCGGTCGTCGCGCCAGAACAATTGGATCGACTACGATAACGACGGTGATCTTGACCTTTACGCGACCGACCGAATCGGCGCGAACCGGTTGTATCGCAACGACGGCGGCCGGTTCGTCGACGCCTTTCCCGGCGCCGGGCCGACTGATGCGCGCTCGACCGTCGGCGCCTGCTGGCTCGACTATAACAAGGACGGCTATCTCGATCTGTTCCTCGCCAACCAGTCGGGCAAGACCGACGCGCTATGGCGCAACGACGGCGGCAACGGCTTCACCGATGTCGCGCCCGCGCTCGGCATGGCGATGACCACGCGCACCAAGGACGAAGGCGGCGTCGGCTGCGCGATCGGCGATTACGACAATGACGGCAATCTCGATATCTTCGTGCCCAATTACGGGCGCAACGTGCTGTGGCACAACAATGGCGACGGCACCTTCACCAACGTCGCCGAGACGATGGGCGTCGGCGTTGAGAATCATGCGGTCGGCGCATCGTGGGGCGATTACGACAATGACGGGTACATCGACCTGATGGTGATGTCGTACCACGGCGAGGCCGGGCAGCAGCAGCCGGCCGATGCCCTGTTCCACAATCTGAAGGGCGGGGGCTTCGTCAACGTGCTCAAGCCCGGCGATTTGCTCAGCGCGGGCGATCACGGGGTCGAATGGGTCGATTACGACAGGGATGGCGCGCTCGATCTGTCGATCACGCGCGGTTATAGTCCGGTCGGCGGCCACTATCTGTTCCACAACGATCTTCCCAAGGCGATCGCCCAGCGGAGCCTCAACGTGCTCGTGCTGGGGGCGGACGGTCACTACAATCAACAGGGCGCCGAAGTGCGGCTCTACGACGCGGCGGGCAAGATTCTGGGTGCGGCGCAGGTCTCGACCGGCGGCGGCTACGGCGTACAGGACGAACAGCCGCTGCATTTCGGCCTGGCGAAACTCGCAACAGTCACCGTCGAAGTGACGTTCATGGGCACGAAAGGGCGGACCATGCAGCGGATCGTCAAGGTCGATCCTCGCAAATACTGGGGCGGCGCTTTTGTTATAAAGCGTCGAGCCGCCTTACGGCGTTCAGGTCTAGGAGCCGATCGCGCGAAACATAGAATTTGA
- a CDS encoding nucleotidyltransferase and HEPN domain-containing protein — MTSELDHLPDRKRRDLERAVQILFAEFEDAIVLTTQKWKKQGRILKVILYGSYARGDWVEDPVGGYFSDYDLLVVVSDQRLTDTVDYWAKADDHLTREVTIARTISAPVNFIVHGFEDVNDQLQRGRSFFIDVVEQGIVLYEAEGHPFAKPKPLTPEAALIEARANFDQWFPKSLTALKGANFYVAEGDNNDAAFLMHQTVERLYHCVLLVLTLYSPKSHKLNFLRGQAEDLVPALIEAWPRATKTEQRCFELLRQAYVNARYSPHYTITREQLDWIAEGIERLQSLVRDACEQRLAGLAEAA; from the coding sequence ATGACATCCGAACTCGACCATTTGCCCGACCGCAAACGCCGCGATCTGGAACGCGCGGTGCAGATACTGTTCGCCGAGTTCGAGGACGCCATCGTGCTCACTACCCAGAAGTGGAAGAAGCAGGGCCGCATCCTCAAGGTCATCCTCTATGGCTCCTACGCGCGTGGCGACTGGGTCGAAGACCCGGTCGGCGGGTATTTCTCCGACTATGATCTGCTGGTGGTGGTGAGCGATCAGCGCCTTACCGACACGGTCGACTATTGGGCCAAGGCCGACGACCATCTCACCCGCGAGGTCACGATCGCCAGGACGATCAGCGCGCCGGTGAACTTCATCGTCCACGGCTTCGAGGATGTGAACGACCAACTCCAGCGGGGCCGGTCGTTCTTCATCGATGTCGTCGAACAAGGCATCGTGCTGTACGAAGCAGAGGGTCACCCGTTCGCCAAACCCAAGCCGTTGACGCCGGAAGCCGCGCTCATCGAGGCGCGGGCGAACTTCGATCAGTGGTTCCCCAAATCGCTCACAGCGCTGAAGGGCGCCAACTTCTACGTTGCAGAGGGCGACAATAACGACGCCGCCTTCCTCATGCATCAAACGGTCGAGCGGCTATACCATTGCGTCTTGTTGGTCCTCACTCTCTACAGCCCCAAATCGCACAAACTAAACTTCCTGCGTGGGCAAGCCGAAGACCTTGTGCCTGCGCTGATCGAGGCATGGCCGCGCGCGACCAAGACCGAGCAACGCTGTTTCGAACTGCTGCGGCAAGCCTATGTCAACGCACGCTATTCGCCACATTACACCATCACGCGCGAGCAACTCGACTGGATTGCCGAAGGCATCGAACGGCTGCAAAGCCTCGTCCGCGATGCCTGTGAACAGCGCCTCGCAGGCCTCGCCGAAGCCGCTTAG
- a CDS encoding ParB/RepB/Spo0J family partition protein, which produces MDLKHIDIANLTVSGLNMRGKGKADIANILPSIRARGVLVPLIVRANGTLDSYEIVAGKRRYQAALAVAEEIGEHDPLPCAVIEAGDDAAALEASLIENIARLDPDEVTRWESFTRLVREGRKPDQIAATFGLTELQVKRTLALGNLLPRIRGLYRRGEIDAATVRHLTLISKAQQRAWLALLDDPEAYCPTGHQLKSWAFGGASIPVTAALFDLDSYTGGIVSDLFGDDRYFADVASFWTAQTAAIEARVEAYREAGWQDVVVLPQGEPFHSWEHVRCPKRKGGRVYIATSPRGDVALHEGYVTAKEARKLAKGEAIEQPKRGEVTSSQQDYIDLHRHAAVRERLLGHPGIALRVAVAHMIAGSSLWTVKVEPQRAADATAESVESSLSEALFDAKRRALLGVLGFDAEAPTIAGGSDEGLAQLLSRLISLDDATVLDIQAVVMGETLDARSDIVDLLGAHLGIDMADVWQADAALLDTVRDRAVLDAMLAEVAGNMVAEANAKATGAVKRQIIRDHLEGEGGRRKVERWVPRWLRFPASGYTDRGGIGSVIRSASASAAIAPMAVPDGSDFIPAPLAEAA; this is translated from the coding sequence ATGGACCTCAAGCATATCGACATCGCCAACCTCACTGTCTCGGGCCTCAACATGCGCGGCAAGGGCAAAGCCGACATCGCCAACATCCTGCCCTCCATCCGAGCACGCGGCGTACTCGTGCCGCTGATCGTGCGGGCGAATGGGACACTCGACAGCTATGAGATCGTAGCGGGTAAGCGGCGCTATCAGGCAGCATTGGCCGTAGCCGAAGAGATCGGCGAGCATGATCCGCTGCCCTGTGCGGTGATCGAGGCCGGTGACGATGCGGCGGCACTCGAAGCCTCGCTGATCGAGAACATCGCCCGGCTTGATCCCGACGAAGTGACGCGCTGGGAAAGCTTCACCCGGCTAGTGCGTGAGGGCCGCAAACCCGACCAGATCGCCGCCACCTTCGGACTTACCGAGCTACAGGTGAAGCGCACGCTCGCGCTCGGCAATCTGCTGCCCCGCATCCGGGGCTTGTACCGGCGTGGCGAGATCGATGCCGCCACGGTTCGGCATCTGACGCTCATTTCGAAAGCACAGCAGCGAGCGTGGCTGGCGCTGCTCGACGATCCCGAAGCTTATTGCCCGACCGGGCACCAGCTCAAATCATGGGCCTTCGGCGGGGCGTCGATCCCGGTGACGGCGGCGCTGTTCGATCTCGACAGCTACACCGGCGGCATCGTCTCCGACCTGTTCGGCGACGATCGCTATTTCGCGGATGTCGCATCGTTCTGGACCGCGCAGACGGCGGCGATCGAGGCGCGGGTTGAAGCCTATCGTGAAGCCGGCTGGCAGGATGTCGTCGTGCTGCCACAGGGTGAGCCGTTCCATAGCTGGGAACATGTGCGCTGCCCCAAGCGCAAAGGCGGTCGGGTCTATATCGCCACCAGTCCACGCGGTGACGTCGCATTGCACGAAGGCTATGTGACCGCGAAGGAAGCGCGCAAGCTCGCGAAGGGCGAGGCAATCGAGCAGCCCAAACGCGGCGAGGTCACCAGCAGCCAACAGGACTATATCGACTTGCACCGCCATGCCGCCGTGCGCGAGCGGTTGCTCGGGCACCCCGGCATCGCCTTGCGGGTCGCGGTCGCGCACATGATCGCGGGATCATCGCTCTGGACCGTCAAGGTCGAGCCGCAGCGTGCTGCCGATGCCACCGCCGAGAGCGTCGAGAGCAGTCTGTCCGAAGCGCTATTCGACGCCAAGCGCCGCGCTTTGCTGGGGGTACTCGGGTTCGATGCCGAGGCTCCGACCATCGCGGGCGGCAGTGATGAAGGATTGGCGCAGCTACTGTCCCGGCTGATTTCGCTCGACGATGCCACCGTGCTCGACATTCAGGCGGTGGTGATGGGCGAGACGCTCGATGCCCGCAGCGACATCGTCGATCTGCTCGGGGCGCATCTCGGCATCGATATGGCTGACGTCTGGCAGGCCGATGCCGCCTTGCTAGACACCGTTCGCGATCGTGCTGTGCTCGATGCGATGCTGGCCGAGGTGGCGGGCAATATGGTTGCCGAGGCCAACGCCAAGGCGACCGGCGCAGTCAAACGCCAGATCATCCGCGATCATCTCGAAGGGGAAGGCGGTCGCCGCAAGGTCGAACGCTGGGTGCCGCGTTGGCTGCGCTTTCCGGCCTCGGGCTACACCGATCGCGGTGGCATCGGCAGCGTCATACGCTCGGCATCCGCCAGTGCGGCCATCGCTCCGATGGCTGTTCCCGATGGCAGCGATTTCATTCCCGCTCCGCTTGCCGAAGCGGCGTGA
- a CDS encoding dipeptidase, which translates to MSQRSSRTAAALAGAALMLGGVGVAIASAGKAAADPARAVHEKLIVLDTHFDTPANLGRPGWSIMDHHVAVTDGDQVDYPRMVEGGVDGGFFAIYTPSGPRTPEGDRAARDFGIQRAAQIREMVAKHSDVFSLALTADDAQKAVAAHKRFVFLSMENGYPFEGDLTLMRTFRALGVTMMSPVHFKNNDLADSATDAPEWHGLSPKGKEFIAEANRLGIVIDVSHASDDVLRQAIELSKAPIILSHSGMRAIHDHPRNVSDADATLVAAKGGVIQINAYSAYMVAAPAPDPARDAAMKALMAGFMRMDSMSVADKRALMAQRKAIEAKYPAPRANFAMFMAHLLHAIRLVGIDHVGISGDFDGGGGIDGLNDITDYPKVTAALLKAGYTPADIGKVWGGNALRVLREAQALADPAAVPKVLVTN; encoded by the coding sequence ATGAGCCAGCGCTCCAGCCGCACGGCGGCCGCTCTGGCAGGCGCTGCGCTGATGTTGGGCGGGGTAGGCGTCGCGATCGCATCGGCGGGGAAGGCCGCTGCCGATCCGGCGCGGGCCGTTCATGAGAAACTGATCGTCCTCGATACGCATTTCGACACGCCTGCCAATCTCGGTCGTCCCGGCTGGAGTATCATGGACCACCACGTCGCCGTCACCGATGGCGATCAGGTCGACTATCCGCGCATGGTGGAGGGCGGCGTCGATGGTGGGTTCTTCGCGATCTACACGCCATCCGGCCCGCGCACGCCGGAGGGCGACCGTGCCGCGCGCGATTTCGGTATCCAGCGTGCGGCGCAGATCCGCGAGATGGTGGCCAAGCACAGCGACGTGTTCAGCCTCGCCCTGACCGCCGACGATGCCCAGAAGGCGGTCGCGGCGCACAAGCGCTTCGTGTTCCTGAGCATGGAAAACGGCTATCCGTTCGAGGGCGATCTGACGCTGATGCGCACATTCCGCGCGCTCGGCGTCACGATGATGAGTCCGGTCCACTTCAAGAACAACGATCTCGCCGACAGCGCCACCGACGCGCCCGAATGGCATGGCCTCTCGCCCAAGGGTAAGGAGTTCATCGCCGAGGCCAATCGGCTCGGCATCGTCATCGACGTGTCGCATGCCTCTGACGATGTGCTGCGGCAGGCGATCGAACTTTCGAAGGCGCCGATCATCCTCTCGCATTCGGGAATGCGTGCGATCCATGACCATCCGCGCAACGTGTCGGACGCGGATGCCACGCTCGTTGCCGCAAAAGGCGGGGTCATCCAGATCAACGCGTACAGCGCCTATATGGTCGCCGCGCCTGCGCCCGATCCGGCGCGTGATGCCGCGATGAAGGCGTTGATGGCGGGCTTCATGCGGATGGACAGCATGAGCGTCGCCGACAAGCGCGCGCTGATGGCGCAGCGCAAGGCGATCGAGGCGAAATATCCGGCACCGCGCGCGAACTTCGCGATGTTTATGGCGCACCTGCTCCACGCGATCCGGCTGGTCGGTATCGACCATGTCGGTATCAGCGGCGATTTCGACGGCGGCGGCGGCATCGACGGACTCAACGACATCACCGACTATCCCAAGGTCACTGCGGCGTTGCTCAAGGCCGGCTACACCCCGGCCGATATCGGCAAGGTTTGGGGCGGTAACGCCTTGCGCGTGCTGCGCGAAGCGCAGGCGCTCGCCGATCCGGCGGCGGTGCCGAAGGTTCTCGTTACCAATTGA